TTGCGGTCACCGCAAGAGTTTGGCTCTGGAGACGCCACCCCAGCACTCCCCTGCGTCCCCGGCTCAGGGGCTCCGCGGCTATCCCGCGGGCTCCGCGGCTATCCCGCCGGCTCCCGCCCTCGCCACTAGGCGCCGCTGCGCGCACGCGGATCCGGGCCCAGAGAGCTGCCTCCAGGGAGGACGCCAGGAAGGGATTTTGCtctaataacaattttttaaaaaacatgttttaaagataagattttttggtttcattttcccATCCTCTCCATGCGCGTTCGGAGAGGCCGGGTGACTAGGAATCACAGTGAGTTGGAGGAATTCTTAACCGACCCCCCGGGTCTCCCCATCCCCAAAcacctttcctccttttctcgcCTTGGGCGGCAGAAAGGGCTCCCTCTTTGCTGACGTCCACGCTCCCCACGCTTCCTGGAGGGCTCACAGTTCGGGCTCACACAACCGGTACCTGCTCACCAGAAGGGTCCTGGATGTGGCGGAGTGCACCagggaaactggaccactgtAATATTTGATGAACGGGGACTATGCCAAACATTAGCTCACTTGCTGCTCTCAACTGTGAAGATATTGATATTTCTTTTTCAccgataagaaaactgagactcaagaAGGTGGTGGCAAAGGTAGTGACCCCAGGGAGCGCCTAGGCATCTAACCGGAGTTGCAGGAGGTGATGAATGTGTCCCAGGCAGGAAACTCAGAGCAGAGAGTTATGAGAGATCCCGCCAAATTCTGCCCTTTGATGCCTCCCACTAGCCAGGAATCCATGCTTCTCTCCCCTCAGCACCTGCCCAGGAAGTCCTGGGCCTTTGCGGGGAGCACGGAGAAGCTAGTGGCAGGACTGTGAGACAAGGAATAGCTTACGATCTATGTTGTTCAGTTTTGAAGCCCAGCAATGAGCCCTGGAAGTGGGCAGATAATAACAACAGGAACATGGGGGCAGGAGCTAACTTTTATTACAGTTCATTATGTGCTAATCTAACAGTCTAAGCACTTTTCTTGGCATATCTCCTTAAACAACCCCAAGGGCCAAGATATTATTATTGATCTCCAGTTCACAGAAGAGAAAGGCATGGAGAGGTCAGgcaatttgctcaaggtcacccagatCTAACCGGCATTTTTTGGGTGGGGCAGGTTCATTACCATAGAATATACAGTGAAATTCACCCACCACAGTGCACAGTTCTGTGAGTTTGGAAAAACGCTCATAGAGGTGTAATTACTGCCATAACCAAGAAATAGAAGAGTTCTATCACTCCTCAAAaaacaggcctgacttctgcccTCCACTGCCTCATGGGCAGCATTGGCCAGAtttttacaaatgacaagatgAGGTGAGGAGAGGTTGTGGCATTTGCCTAAGATCACTCAGCCAGTAAATGACAGATCCCAGATTCAAACCTTCATCTTGGGTCTGCAAGGCCAGCTGCCTGTTCAATGCAGATTCCTGAACCTACAGAGCCCAAGTAGAGGTGATTTGGGGTGTGTAGGAGGGAGGGCCCTTTGCTGTAAGATGGAGCTTCAGAAACCCCCTCGCAGCTCACTGCCTGCTCCCCTATTTAACTAAACACCCATCCTTCTAGGGCAGCTCCGGAACAAAGAGGGGCCAGATTCTGCAAAGGCCTAAGACACAAATAAAGTGAGGGGCAGCTCTGAGGCACAAGGAGCAGGGGTAGAGTTGGCCCAGGGTCTGAGTCCAGACCAGAGTGCCCAGTACCCAGAGCCTCATCCACCAGTCTGGTTAATGAGTTACTGTCCTAGTTAATTCTCCTGCACGTAGGGGCCCAGTTCGAACCTTCCCGAGTTCCTCAGGTCCCTGGCCGCATGAATTAGCATAGATTATCTGGCTTCCAGGGCTTCTGCGTGGCCCAAgcccatttctttctctcatgGGCCTGAGCGAGACTTGGGGCTGGCAGCACTTGGGGCAGAGGAAACCGACCCTGACGATCCCTCACCCTTGCCCACCTGCCAGCCACAAGGGACCCGGAGCCAACCTCCAGGCGCTTTGCAAGGGGCGGATGGGCTGCAGACGATCTTGCAGGAAGGGAGACAAGGCTCTGAGCAATCTGGGCCCTTTGCCCCAGCCAGACTTTCCGGCCTCtggcaggaagaggaggggatCTGGGCTCCAGACTGTTGCTCACCCCCTTGGGCACTCTGGACACTCCCAGCCAAAGGCAGGAAAGGATTTAAGGGCGTACCAACAACACTTTAGCGCCCAGcctctgacttttaaaaaaggttGAACTCCGTTATGTTTTAGACACCATGGCGGGGTTCACTACACCTCCCAGACGCTAAGTGGACCTCTTTGCCCTCAAGGTCATCTGCTATCACGCCCCCCGCCAAGATCACTCATACTGGGAAATAAATGGTCATTCCCAACCCTACAGCCAGGGCAGGGGTTCTAGTACCCCTAGTTTTGACCCTCCATCCATCCTGGAGAGCCTTTCAAGGAGAAGAACCTTTCCCTCTGGTTCCAGGATCCAGGATCCATGATCTAAGCCCACCTAAATTGGGTGCTTCTTTTTGGCTTTGGAAATGAAGGTCTGCCCTGCACCTCCTCCCCAGGCTGGCGGACAAGCAACAGCCAACCCCCTTACCAGGTGGCCTCAGGTTCCCTGCCAGCCTGGGCACCATGGGGCTTGTGTCCCTACAGCTTAATGGAGGGAGGGATTTCTGAACAGGAGCCAGTATTTCTGGAAGTCAGCGGTTCAGGCCACTGGGAGGTACATCTCTAAAGCCACCCCACCACAAGAGGCTGGACTAAACACCCTGCATCCTTAGGCCTGGGAGaaaggatggggggaggggggaatgctACAAAACAAGACCACAAGAACCTGGGAAGGGTGAAAACCCAGCCACCACCCAAGCCCAGAGCTGGCGTCAGAGGTCTGAAGCTTGAGACAGGGTCAGGTTTCTCCGGGCAGGACTGCAAGGCCAAGGCCCACACCTGTcttgtgtgtgaatgtgtatagGTGTGCACCCTCTGGTGAGGGGGGCGGTGTGCAGCTCAGATGATCTCTGCTAGCTCAGATGATCTCTGTTAGCTAGGGTCAGGTACCCAGACAACCccagaaaacacatttctaacCTTTCTTGCCTGGAGGGTTTTCCTAAAGggtttctcctccccacccccaaacaagTTATGCCtggaataaagaagttgagaaattGACGTGTACAGAAAAATACATcaaatgaaaccagagaagatCAGGGGAGACCCCCAGGGCAAGAAGGTGGGCAGTTGGGCAAGCAGGGGCGTATGTCCAAAGACCCAGACCGTCCACTGATGAAGCTAGTGGGGGAAGCAGTCTGGCTCTCAGACTTCGCTCTTCTCCCCCCTCCCAATCGACTTTTCTCGGATCTCACGGCAACCTAGTCACCAAACACAGGCATTTCTTCCTCCTTAAGAGAAATGGCATGGACCTCTAAGTAATAGATTTAAAGGATGCCAGATTTTTTCCCTCATTAATTGTAAACGTGCAAAATACCTGCTGGTACTTCACTTTAGAAGAATGCAAttggcaagaagaaaaaaaaaaggaaaaaagaagcgGCTGATGAATAGATAATAGATCTTTAACCACCAATAAACAGAGAGCAGCGCCAGCAGCCTGGGGACGTGATCATAATTATGCTGCTGCGTGAGCCAATAGGGACGAGGGAACTCGGCCCTAAAATCATCCCAAAACCGAAGGCGAGCTCGAAAATGCGGACACGGCCTGGGACCGGAGACGCGATCTGCAGTCCCTAGTTGCAAGCCCTGCACAGCAACCCGCCCCTGGGACGACAGATGGcggaataataatagaaataataataacaacaacagcaataataataataataataataatgacaaaattaACGCAAGTCCTAAGGACAGTGTAACGGTAATAGGAACACCACGTCTACCTTTCCCCTGACCTTGGACACCTCTTATCCCAGATTCTACCCTTAGGAACAGTTTGGGGGAAGGAGGTGAGCGCCCTCCCAGAGAGAAAAAGCCCGGAGCCTGTGGGTCTGGTGGGAAGCCCGTGGCCTGGGCAGGGTCGTTTACTCGTGCCTCAACTTGCAAACGAACAAACTGGGCCAAGAATCGCTAACGCAGCAACCCAGGAACCTCGACGCTACGCGTGGTTGGatgacccccaccccacccccaacctccagCCCAGGCTCCATCCTCACCTGGGAAACCGCCAGGAGTTCTGCCCGGGGGGTGGGGACTGCTGAAACCGAGCGGCTCCGTTAGCCCACGCCCGGAATCCACTTACCCTCGCCGTGCTCCGGGGGGCGATCCCAGCTTCCCGGACGCGGGGCCACAGGGGCAGCGGCGGCCGAGAGCTAGGCGCGAGGGATCTGCGTGTCCGTTTGTCCGTCTGTCCCTCCAGCTCGGGATGCGGGGGGCCGCAGCAGAGGCGGCGCGGGCCGGGGACTCTGCAGGGACCGGGGTGCCCCGGAGGGAGTGGTGGTGGTGAAGGAGGAGGcggtggcagagggggaggaggtggggaaagaggaggaggaagaagaggaggaggagaagaaggaggaagaggaggaggaggaggaagaggaggaggaagaagaggaggaggaaaggaggccgaaggaagaggaggaggcgaaagagaaggaggagaagccgCGGCGGGCGACGCGGGAGCGAGGAGCTAGGAGCGCGGGGCGAAGGCGCGGCGAGGCCAGCGGCCCGGCGGGCACGGGAGGCTCGGCCGAGGCCGCGGCGCCGACTCCGTTCCACACTCGGCCGGGATCCAGGCCTCCGGGTTCCCAGGCGCTCGCCTCCCTCTGACGCACTTTAAAGAGTCTCCCCCCTTCCACCTCAGGGCGAGTAATAGCGACCAATCATCAAGCCATTTACCAGGCTTCGGAGGAAGCTGTTTATGTGATCCCCGCACTAATTAGGCTCATGAACTAACAAATCGTTTGCACAACTTGTGAAGAAGCGAACACTTCCATGGATTGTCCTTGGACTTAGGGCGCCCTGCCCGCCTTTTGCAGAggagagaaaacttttttttgcCTCCCCCGAGaaactccccccccccgcctctaaCTCCGATCCCCCCACGCCATctcgccaaaaaaaaaaaaaaaaaaagaaaaaaaaagaaaaaaaaaaagaaagaaaaaaaaaaaagaaaaaaattaccccaATCCACGCCTGCAAATTCTTCTGGAAggatttttccccctctctccaggTTGGGCGCGTTTGGTGCAAGATTCTCGGGATCCTCGGCgttgtctctccctccccctcccccctcctttccttttcctttcctttctttcttcctttcctccccccacccccaccccaaacaaaCAAGTCCCCAATTCTCGTCCGTCCTCGCCGCGGGCTGCGGGCGGCGGAGGCAGCGTGCCGCGGTCGCCGGGAGCCGGGAGCCTCGGGCGCCCGCTCCTCGGCGCAGCATGTTCCAGCCGGCGCCCAAGCGCTGCTTCACCATCGAGTCGCTGGTGGCCAAGGACAGTCCCCTGCCCGCCTCGCGCTCTGAGGACCCCATCCGTCCCGCGGCGCTCAGCTACGCCAACTCCAGCCCCATAAACCCGTTCCTCAACGGCTTCCACtcggccgccgctgccgccgccgccggcagGGGCGTCTACTCCAACCCGGACTTGGTGTTCGCCGAGGCGGTCTCGCACCCGCCCAACCCCGCGGTGCCCGTGCACCCGGTGCCGCCGCCGCACGCCCTGGccgcccaccccctgccctcctcGCACTCGCCACACCCCCTCTTCGCCTCGCAGCAGCGGGACCCGTCCACCTTCTACCCCTGGCTCATCCACCGCTACCGATATCTGGGCCACCGCTTCCAAGGTACGTGCCACGTCGCGGGGCTGCAGCGCGCCGCGTCCCGCACTGCCCTCGGTCTGCGTGCCGGGTGGGCGCTTGGCAAGGCCTGGGAGGAGGAGGTTCCTCCGGCTCGCGGGCCCGCGAGCCCCGTTCGGAAACTGGGCGGCGAGGGGCCGGGCATGGTGCTGGTCCCCAGTCTTTGAAGCTGCGGCCGCTTTTGGGGCTGGTCAGGGGCTGCTGGACCCCTTAAAGAGGGGCGCAAAGGGAGAAGTTGTCCCCGAAGGCTCCTGGGTGGAGACAGACTAGGACAGCCTTCTGTGAGCGCCGGCCGCCAAGGAGTCCCGGAGCCCGCGGGGTACCCAGGCTCTCGGTCTCCTCCGCGGTGCCCTGGTTGCCCTAGCTCCGAGGGGCCACGGCCACGGCCAGGCCACCAGGTTCGTCTTTGCATAAGACACTGTTCGCCACCCACTCTTCGTCCCTTCAAGCCTAGCCCCGCGACTTCTCAGTTTCCGACCCTCTTCGGGCGGCGAGGAGACCCTCGCGTCCCCAGAGCGTAGCCTAGgggtttgttttccctttttttggaggcctggggaggggcctggaacCCTCGCGGGTAGTAACCTCCGAGGCTCGGCACGCTCGCTAAGACCTGCTCAAATGGGGGCAGAGTGTCCGCGGCGGGAAGGCAGGTTctgtctggtttttttgtttttgtttttgtttttctttttcttttaaaagaaatgaacccTATCGGGAGACGGGCTGGACGAAAAGATCTAAGTGTTTTCccttgccattaaaaaaaaaaaaatgtttgcttttttttctctgagtGGGGGTAGGAAGAAAGTTAAAACTCCAGAAAAGGGGACGAGTAATTAGTTTAGTGGTCGGAGCTTGGGGGAAAAGACCTACCTCCCTCGACAGCCGATCAATACTCAGCCGCTTGTCCGTTCATTAACCCTTTGCGTTCCTATCAGAACCTAAAATCCGGTAGATACCACCACCATCCCcaattacaaacaaaacaaaacaaaaacagccttTCATCCTAATTCCGGGACCGGATTTGCCTCCATTCTCTCCTAAACACtcgatttgtttttctttgtttgggttTTTAGTGAATCGATTTCCCACCCTCCTGAGTAAACCCGAAACTATTCTGGCTTTGCTCACAAAGTTTATGGCTCCTTTCCTCATTCTCTGTCAGCTATGCCCTTGGTGCCCCCACCAGGCCCGAAGTAGCCGGGATCTTCTGGGACCGCGGACAGCCCCATAGGGCGCCCGCAATTCGGCAGCCCCTGGGTTTCGATCCCTTCGCTCCCGTCTGCTAGTTCTCTGGAGCCGGGCAGTGCGGAAGCCACGTCCTCGGGAGGCAGTGGCTGCGGAAACCCTGGGCACCCGGCGGCGAAATTTCGACCCCGGCCGGGCCGCAACCACACGCCTAGACTCTGTACTTTCCCGGAGGGGAAGAGACTTAATACAAAATGAAGTTCCCGAGAAAACTCTGCTTAGCGGCCCGCCGCCTCTCCAGCCCCGGGGGTTAATGTTCCCGTTCCCTGAggtcagaaaaaaagagaaagtttctCTGGATCTTGGGCGCCAATCCCGGGGCCTGGCTCTGCTGCCCCTCTGCCCAGGGCGCCCGGGCGAGGGGGTGGTAAGCCCCGTGGTCCAGAGCGGCTGCGAAGCCCGCCGAGGTCAGAAGCTTGGGGACTTGTCCCGCCCGGGCAGCGCCTGGGTGGGTTTTGCACGGGTACGGGCTCCGTGTTCCCCGGGCGGACAGCTGGGTCGGCGTCCTCTTCGCCCACCTCCGGAGGGCCCCGCGTTCCCACGGGCCCAACCGCACAGGCGGCGCGAAGGCCATGAGCGATGATCCCCGCCAGCCCGGCTCAGGAGAAGCGCGCGGCCCCGGCCGGCCAGAGCGGTCTCCTCTAACGGGACTTCTGCTATGTCCCTGGCAGGGAACGACACAAGCCCAGAGAGCTTCCTTTTGCACAACGCGTTGGCCCGAAAGCCCAAGCGGATCCGAACCGCCTTTTCCCCGTCCCAGCTTCTGAGGCTGGAACACGCCTTTGAGAAGAACCACTACGTGGTGGGCGCCGAGAGGAAGCAGCTGGCGCACAGCCTCAGCCTCACGGAAACTCAGGTGAGGACTGCGTGCACCCCGCGATCCCATCCCACATCTCTGGCCCCATGCAGGCGGCATGCAAGTGCGGAGCTCAGAGAGGGCCTTTGGCAAAGAGCCCGGGAGCTGGTTCCACGCTTGGGTTCAGAATGAATCAGTTTTGAGGTGCTTGGCTTCCTTGGGTTCCAGCAAGGGATTGTAGGAGCCCACCCACCCTAGGCTCTGGGGAGACCGGCTGAGTAGCTCCCTCCTGTCCGGCTGGGCATGACCTAGAGTTCCCGGTTAAGACACCTGTGCGCTTTTGGTGGTTCTTTCGGTTAGAGTCTGGGGACTCGGGGCTGGGTGCCTGGAGAAGGAGAGCACAGAAGGGTGAGGGACAAGGTGTTGGATGCTCGAGGCTCGAGTCTGGAGATGTCTGGGAGTGGGTTAAACTGGAGTTCTGTGCCACGGCAGACCCAAGGTTCACACCGACGGGCTCTAGTTACTTCCCTTGAGGGGATCAGAGAATCAGAAGGCTGAGAGGCCAGACATCCTAGGTGCGTCCCTAAATCAGCAAAACAGAGCTGGAAGGCTGCTGGGAAGGGCTCCCTCCCGGGACAGACCCCTGCGGCGCAGCAGGGCTCCGGAGGCGGGTCTGGCTCCGGCTAGCGGGGGTCGGGGAGGGGGCTTAGGGCTACAGTAGGCGCTACTGTACGCAGAGCCACAGGGCGGGGTCAAAGTTCCCAGCGAACAGTAACGTTTTGGGGCAGATTAAGTTGTAACACTTTTTCTGGGAGGCGCAAAGAGGTCGAGCCTTTTGTTTTAAAACGTCCCCCTGGACAAAACCGAGGAGGGCCTCGCGGGTTGGTGCGGGGCCCGACACAAGGCGCGGCCCGGCTGATTTCTCCTGGATAGCGGAGGCCGCGGTGGTCTTTGTCCGCCTCGCTGCCCACGCTGCCTGGAGTCTTTGTGTGCGTGTCAAGCCCCGAGCACACCGACGCGCGCCTTGGGCGAGCGCCGGGGAGAAATGAACCGTCCTCCCCCTCAATTAGCAAACTCAAAGCAAATTAAACTCAGCCTTGTTCCAGCTCGGCTTTTTCATGGGGCACTTTGGGGGACTGGGGCATTGGGGAGAGCAAGCCGGGACCTGGGCCGGCCTTAGAaaaggagggagtggggagggcttCAGGGGCCTGGGCTGCTGCTTTCAGGAAGGGAcaggcctggggacaggggagGTGCTGTCACCCGCATTTCCCTCACTGTACAGCACTGCAGAGAAGCTGAGACAGTGTTGGTGTCTCCTATGGTGGCTGAATGGGGACCCACTGCCCAGCACCCCCAGGGGATGATGGGGATGGCAGCCCAGCCCCACATCATTGCTCCCTGGACCTCTAGCAGCTGCTCTGGGGAGATGAGGCCTCCAGTCCAGCTCTGATGGGAAATGCTGTGAGCTTGGGCCTGGTGGGTCCTGGGGCTGGTCcgcaggagggaaggaagggagctcctctcttctttcctctttcttagtttctctctcatttcctctttATCCCACGGTTCTTTCAGAAGCTTTCACTTTTGAGCTTCATTTTCCAGCTGGAAAGGTACAGTTGGGCTGGTCCCCAGGCCTCGGTGTCCTACCATCCCGCAGGTTTCCTCCAgtactcccccgccccccccaactcctgctcACCTGCAGGAGTCCTGGGCGAATAAGAGGAAGCTCAGACAGATCCTGACTGCCTACCCAGGGCCGAGGCCTGGCAGAGGAGGCGCTATATTTAGGCAAGGCTGCGGAAACAGACAAAATAGAAAGCACATTGGGCCTTGCACCAGAAAGCTGCCAGCAGCCCACGACAGTAAGGTCTCCCCTGCTCTGACGAGGCAGAGGGAGTCAGGGacttgtctctttttattttactttacttatgATTGTTGTAGTGGTTTTCCAGGGTTTGCAAGGCTTTTGCTCTCAGCAGGAGGTGGCTGTCCCTTCCAGggccaggcagggcaggggcacTGTGCCCTCTGGGCCACCTGGTCTGGGGGAAACACCCCACCAGGGCCCAGAAGGGTAGGGAGCCAGGCTTCCTAGCTGACAGCACTAAGGAGCTCGGCCCCCAGAAGTGAGGCCTGGGGGAGCCCAGCCCTTTTGCTGTGCCGCTGGGGTACTGGGCTCTCTCGAAGGCACCATCTGGAGGAGGAAGCAATAGGAGGACGCTGTGGAGGGACTAACACGCCCCATCCGCCTCTTGTCCACAGGTAAAAGTATGGTTTCAGAACCGAAGGACAAAGTTCAAAAGACAGAAGCTGGAGGAAGAAGGCTCAGATtcgcaacaaaagaaaaaagggacgCACCATATTAACCGGTGGAGAATTGCCACCAAGCAGGCGAGTCCCGAGGAAATAGACGTGACCTCAGACGATTAAAAACACAAACCGAACCCCACAGAAATGGACACCACGGAGCAAAACAGACAGGGAGAGGAGGggtagaagaaaaacagaaacaagctacaaaacaaaaacaaaccgcacacacacacagtcaccgagaagaagaagagggagtcaGAGAGAGTGTCGGCGCTTCGCGGACTTTGGGCAGCGAGGGCGcggggtcctg
This Neovison vison isolate M4711 chromosome 2, ASM_NN_V1, whole genome shotgun sequence DNA region includes the following protein-coding sequences:
- the EMX2 gene encoding homeobox protein EMX2 isoform X1, with translation MFQPAPKRCFTIESLVAKDSPLPASRSEDPIRPAALSYANSSPINPFLNGFHSAAAAAAAGRGVYSNPDLVFAEAVSHPPNPAVPVHPVPPPHALAAHPLPSSHSPHPLFASQQRDPSTFYPWLIHRYRYLGHRFQGNDTSPESFLLHNALARKPKRIRTAFSPSQLLRLEHAFEKNHYVVGAERKQLAHSLSLTETQVKVWFQNRRTKFKRQKLEEEGSDSQQKKKGTHHINRWRIATKQASPEEIDVTSDD
- the EMX2 gene encoding homeobox protein EMX2 isoform X2, which produces MFQPAPKRCFTIESLVAKDSPLPASRSEDPIRPAALSYANSSPINPFLNGFHSAAAAAAAGRGVYSNPDLVFAEAVSHPPNPAVPVHPVPPPHALAAHPLPSSHSPHPLFASQQRDPSTFYPWLIHRYRYLGHRFQGKSMVSEPKDKVQKTEAGGRRLRFATKEKRDAPY